The following are encoded together in the Lathyrus oleraceus cultivar Zhongwan6 chromosome 3, CAAS_Psat_ZW6_1.0, whole genome shotgun sequence genome:
- the LOC127129974 gene encoding uncharacterized protein LOC127129974, translating into MAGRNNVAIFAALSVVAQAVHNQPNAGGNDKEFLRKYFPEDVCGKKEIEFLELKQGNLSITEYAAKFMELAKFYPHYSKATAEFSKCMKFDNANKGKKRVVDGKRPSEGGALTPLKFYRCGELGHRVSECKSDVKKCCKCGKSGHLVADCKENVVSCYNYGEPGHISTHCPKPKQASSGGKVFALMGTQTSYDDRLIRGLSLILSFMSGEMVIETPVKVRFLTPGEDEEVYFLSTRELKELLEEETQVFALFVALSAKIQEVIDELQVVQNFQEVFPYDISRVEETIRRSSRDEICETKCVALGSSDVVGKEER; encoded by the exons ATGGCTGGAAGAAACAATGTTGCTATTTTTGCTGCTTTGTCGGTTGTTGCTCAGGCTGTGCATAATCAACCTAATGCTGGTGGGAACGACAA ggaatttctgagaaagTACTTTCCTGAGGATGTTTGTGGGAAGAAGGAGATTGAGTTTTTGGAGTTGAAGCAGGGTAACTTGTCGATTACTGAGTATGCTGCCAAATTTATGGAACTTGCTAAGTTCTACCCTCATTACAGCAAGGCGACTGCTGAGTTCTCGAAGTGTATGAAATTCGATAATG CTAATAAAGGTAAAAAGAGAGTTGTTGATGGTAAAAGGCCAAGTGAGGGAGGTGCTCTTACTCCTCTTAAGTTCTATAGGTGTGGTGAATTGGGTCATCGTGTTAGTGAATGTAAGAGTGACGTGAAGAAGTGTTGCAAGTGTGGGAAGTCGGGACATCTGGTTGCTGATTGCAAAGAGAATGTGGTGTCTTGCTACAACTATGGTGAACCAGGACATATCAGCACTCATTGCCCGAAGCCTAAGCAAGCTTCAAGTGGAGGAAAGGTGTTCGCTCTGATGGGAACTCAGACTTCCTATGATGACAGGTTGATCAGAG GGCTAAGCCTTATTTTGTCTTTTATGAGTGGAGAAATGGTTATCGAAACTCCTGTTAAAG TGCGGTTTCTTACTCCTGGTGAGGATGAAGAAGTTTATTTCTTGTCTACTAGAGAGTTGAAGGAGCTTTTGGAAGAGGAAACTCAGGTGTTTGCATTGTTCGTGGCGTTATCTGCTAAGATTCAGGAGGTGATTGATGAATTGCAGGTAGTTCAAAATTTTCAAGAGGTGTTTCCATATGACATTAGCAGAGTTGAAGAAACAATTAGAAGATCTTCTAGAGATGAAATTTGTGAGACCAAGTGTGTCGCCTTGGGGAGCTCCGATGTTGTTGGTAAAGAAGAAAGGTGA
- the LOC127129975 gene encoding uncharacterized protein LOC127129975, whose amino-acid sequence MSIFSPTSSTLPSHSPISSPCFSRFVTTSFGRRIRRRSRRHNKLKPSIPTTTTTTTSFEPKLEAVIDLTIFPSFHSNIRQFVSSGEAAYRDLQTLFTLDENHRVVVSCRPSTIHFVGTSAALTLVAFSIFRVLIELVSRLAPWRRNASGYGKSMVRRDRSLGGKKVVVGLGSRSGVTAPIKRSLKNNKVAVQRKFPKWWPIVNNPNHSDFDFDLNEQEEYRRDAYRLVRAIIDSRMAAKDISEGDIIQNLYPTTVKSAML is encoded by the exons ATGTCGATTTTTTCTCCCACTTCTTCCACTCTTCCTTCTCATTCTCCAATTTCATCACCATGCTTTTCCCGCTTCGTCACCACTTCATTCGGCCGTCGCATCCGCCGCCGCAGCCGCCGTCACAACAAACTCAAACCTTCCATCCCTACCACCACCACAACCACAACCTCTTTCGAACCCAAGCTCGAAGCCGTAATAGACCTCACAATCTTCCCTTCCTTCCATTCCAACATTCGTCAATTCGTTTCCTCCGGTGAAGCGGCATACCGCGATTTACAGACCTTGTTCACTCTCGACGAAAATCACAGAGTCGTCGTTTCGTGCCGGCCTTCCACTATTCACTTCGTCGGAACTTCAGCTGCTTTGACTCTCGTAGCGTTTTCTATTTTTAGAGTATTGATTGAATTGGTTTCTAGGTTAGCGCCGTGGCGGCGAAACGCGTCTGGTTATGGTAAATCTATGGTGCGCAGAGACCGGAGTCTTGGAGGGAAAAAGGTGGTTGTTGGATTGGGTTCCAGGAGCGGCGTTACGGCGCCGATTAAGCGGTCTTTGAAGAACAATAAGGTTGCAGTTCAAAGGAAATTTCCGAAATGGTGGCCAATTGTTAATAATCCCAATCACAGTGATTTTGATTTTGACCTAAATGAGCAAGAAGAATACAGAAGAGATGCTTACAGACTGGTTCGAG CAATTATTGACAGTAGAATGGCTGCAAAAGACATCTCTGAGGGTGATATCATACAA AATTTGTATCCAACAACTGTGAAATCGGCGATGTTGTGA